The genomic window CAAATACACCATAGCAACTTAACTAAGCTATAACCCTAAATTAATTATCAGCtaaaaatacaatcaaaacaatacaaatattcaGCTATTTTTAGCAAATTAAACTAACTAATAcgcatattaaaatatatttttacacagAGTAAAATACTTAGATGAGGTATCGATGATGGTGATTGGAACGCGGTCAGGGTAAAAATCATCAGGCATCCGTGTAGGTGGAAGAACCGGCGGAACACTCGACGGAAAAGTTTCGGAGATAGCAGTGACAATCAAACTAGACTTGCCGGTGCCTCGGTCTCCGGCCACAACGATTCTCACTCCACTTTTAACTCCAGGATTGGCCGTCGTCGCTGCTTTCGCCATCTAAACGACAAAAACACAACCAATTCAACAAAAACACAACCAGTTCAATCAGAAACCAAACACCCAAAAACCTAACTAATCAAAACAGCAATGAGAAAGGAAAAACGGTGAAAAAAACCTGGAATTGGAAGGGTAAATTAGGGATTTAAGGAATGAGAAAAATTGGAAGCTCAAAAAAGAAGAATCAGAGGTGGTTTATGAAAGGAAAATTGATCTACAGTGGCAAAAGTGAAATTTGGTGGTTGTTGGAGTGGCAAAAGCGTAAATAGCTGTGTTTGTATCAAGGGTGAAAATGgttggaaaggaaaggaaaggcaCTTAAGGCAGAGTGATGAGTGAAAAGCAGTGGATTGGAGTGGTGAAGATGGCAAGAAAGGTAAATAGCGTGGCCCTTTTCCGTTATTTTTGtgctttgtttttaaatgatgaaaataatagttttaattgtagttattaaatttaacttgaaatGGTCAAACAAAAAGCTTGGATCACAAATCATGCAAGTTAACACATGATCATTAagattaatctaatttttttaaaaaaattaaaattatattattttgtaaaaataattcgcttataaaaaaatttgattaaattttaacctgttgaaaattaattcgagtttttatcaaattataaatatcaagcAAGTTGACACGTGTtgattagtatttttaatttttaattttgtgaaagTAAATTTGAGTGAATATGGTAAGTAAAACCTTTATAGAATAACAGGTTAATTCAACAATCGGATAAATTTTACTTCaaaccaggttttttttttttacacaaaaataACATGGATGAAATAAACACGTGTCAGATTTTAAGGGTATTTGACAGTATGGTAatggttactttttaaataattttttatgctgaaatgcatgccaatgattttttttatttttaaaaaattatttttgacattagcatatcaaaacgatccacaacgtataaattatattaaattttaattaaaaaaaattttaatttttttaaaaataccgtGATGTTCTTCATGTTTCTTGGCAACCAATTAAGAAGCTAGTAGCTCATCTCTGCTACAAAGCCATgcaacaaaaactgaaaaatacaGAAAATTCCAGCTACGGCATCCAGCAGAAAATCCAGGATATCATAATTTCTCCTCGTCAACACCAACCTTCCGAACCCAGCAGTTCAGTAATCGGAGATTACAGAGGATCGCATCAAGCTCGGAGTCTTTCTGTATCACATGCCTTGTAGTGAAGCAACTCTAGTATAATCTTGCCATGCATTTGTTTCGAAACTATAGCAAATATTGCTCGAGTCCAGAAACACCAGGTTCTTGTAGCCTTGCAGTATCATCATTAGATCCTGCACAGAGATGAAGCACTCGTGCAGACACAAACGCTTGATCTTTGGAAGATAGCTTACAAGGCAGACGCTCTGCTCTAAAGATCACCAGACTCTTCAGACTGGATCAGTCTCTCGAGTTTCTTTCAGTGAAGATCAAGTTGAACAATCATGCAATCCATGTCAGTATTATGATCATTTGCAATTTTCAACTTCTTCGTGAGTTTCCATTTATCTACCACTTCTGAACTAACTGATGTTGACTTAGAGTTATTAAATGATCCTGCAGGTTGACTCGACAAACTTGCAGCCCGAAATCTGACCTGGATGGAGTTTTAAGtgaacagattttaatattGACTTCGACAAATTAAGATGAGCCTTTTGGTCTGGTGCGCGCCGGTATCTACCTGCCTTTGCTCAAATTATCAATGGAGCTCgtcatttgactttttttttttttaaaaaaaaaaaggttgaatggTAAAGTACtaaagtttatattttaaatgaaacggttGAATAGTAATTAATAGcttgattattatatattttaatgtgagTATATATGTCCATACAGTAAGATATATaaggaaatataataaaacaaattatataaatacttagatcattttttttattggataatagaaataatttcCTCATTGtcatgggttttgtttttatttattagaaaataataaaaataatttatcttaattattttttaatatttttttaaactcctaataatttaatttttcatgagtTTGATACatataacattatttttcattatagttattttgcttttcatcaataattaagtttaacttaatttatacttacaaacataaaaaaatcacggGAAAAAGTCATGAACCAGAAATATTAAactgacaataaaaataataaaaataaagtgttttAAAGTGATAAAAtgttgtttgttaaaaaatcaGAAGTTAATATTTAGAATGTAAAAGCTAATATTTAAAGTAGGATATTATCTAATATCTTgtaaaaatttagaatataagagaataatattatttaataatttaattatatattttacattcaACTCATGTAGAATTTAAATATCATGTAACAAgacatatatgaaaataaaataaagcaaattatacaaaatactttattattttctttgattagatggtagaaataattttttaattgttttaatttgtttttttaaaataaacaatatttaccCTACTTATTTTCTTGACatgaaaatagaaggaaaatccaaaaataaaaagagaaaccCGTGACAAAAtgaatccttaaaaaaaaaaaacatatattagatCTCTATTTAAAAATTCCAAGTTCTGATgctattgttttaaattaaattagaattaattatttttcagagCTCTTGCTAAACTTTACTCGAGGTTTATAAATAACATATATGTATTGAAAACTCAGAAagtaataacaaaattatcaaacaatttcataaaatctattgattatttttctctttttgagtTTTCATCCCaaaataattagtatttttttacccaatgaaaatataaataaaaaaaccatcataaTTCATAGTATCCATAGAAACTAGATTAATTATCAAGAGATGTGGTGTCTTAAAGGCTAAATTTCATTATCTTATGAAATCCCATATGTGTATGTTATTTAATTTCCCTAAATGACTAAATTTCATTATCTTATGTATGTTTTGATCCGTCAGATCCCCACCGTCTAACTGCCCTAGAGGACCGTCAATGTAAACTTCATTTTCATATCTTTAGCCCTAAACACTTCAATAATGCCCCTTAAAGCAGCCAACTTATctaatgaaatattatattttttaattattttcttatgcttatattatattaatttaaatattaaaaatatttaatgatacaTGAAGTTTAAATAATTTACATGGGATAGTTTAGAAtcctaaaaaattcattgaaaaatccaaaaattgcTTAAAGGGGCAAAATTGCTTCATTGATGAATTATAgggatgaaaataaagtttaaacaCTAACTAGCCCATAACTTCGACAAACGTCACGTTCTTACAACTcccaagaaaaatccaaaaatcagTTCCTCTCACTTtgatctctctccttttttgtaATCCCCCGTGCCCAGCCACCTACCGAACCGTTGTCTCTTCCCTGTCTTTTCCTCTCTATAAACTCAATATAAATCATCCTGATACTCCCATAATTATAGAATCTTAatcttttaaaagagttttgatACAGAGAGAGATGGGTGTTGATCTTGAATCTGTGTCAGAGGCAACATCAGGTTCTATTGGTTCACTGCTAAGCACAACAATTTTATACCCTCTTGATACGTGTAAGACTAAGTATCAAGCTGAGGCTCGTGCTCATGGACAGCAAAAATACAGGTTTTTAAGAATACCCATCTcgtaattttcttgttttttattttttggtttcttgatCTGTGTTTTGTGTGATCTTGTGATTGGTCAactggttttgttttattttaaaaaaatttgtgatggTTGTGAATTTTATGGACTGTGGTAgttgaaagttttgaattttatggaTGGTGACATGTGTAGACTGTAGTTAGGTGGCGGCGGCCATAGAAAGTCGGTAACTTTTAGCTCTGTAAAGCATCTGCTTTGAATGAGAGGTATCTATTATTAATGTAGTAGATGAGTTTATGGCCATTGGCTAATTCTTCTGCAGCTACCTGATCAGTGTAGCTGGAAGCTGACAATTTTTGTTGTGCTATTGTGCTACGAACTACTTGGTCTTTATTAGGCTATTTATGTTGTATCTGTTGGTTTCCTGATCATGATGAATGTTctttgatgaaataaatattttcatttcctCTAGATTGGTTTCACCTTttcatgtatgtgtgtgtgtgtattgattCTTAATATCAATTTAGTTTTAATGTTTAAGAGGGTGGGTTATCATGTCATGTTAGTGATATCTTCAAAGGTGCCTGCTTGATGTATTTTCTAATTAGCAGAGTGAAGTCTTAATGAAACATGTTCCGGTCAATCTCTTTAAGGAGCTTGTAGTATCAAGCATGTGTattgaaattcttttaaattttctgTTATGCCCTTTTCAATTGAAATGTAGCATTGGCAGATGGTATGTTATGTGCATTTCTAGTTGCGTGGCCTTTTACTTTATGGACCATTTGTTAGTTCTGCATCCTCTCACGTGATTTTCAGATTTTCAGATCTTTGGGAATGTTTAAGTTAGTTGCTTTTGTAAAGCTTGTACTTTATTTGGTGTTGCTTTTATGGCTAATTCAGGAAGCTTACTGATGTTTTATGGGAAGCAATATCCACCCGACAAGTTCTTTCATTATACCAGGGCATAGGAACGAAAAATCTGCAGTCCTTCATTTCACAGTTTGTCTACTTCTATGGGTATAGCTACTTTAAAAGACTATATATGGAGAAAAGTGGTTTTAAAAAGATTGGAACAAAAGCGAACTTGAttattgctgctgctgcaggGGCATGCACTGCCGTTATCACTCAGGTGAGTCAATACTCACCATTTTGCAAGTTATGCTATGATTTCTTGAACACAATATAATGCAATAACTATTCTTTCTTCCCAAATTATGCATATGAAATGGCACAGATGAATTTCTAAATGTGAGAAAGGGAGGGAGTGTGGATTTTACATCTCTCAGTGCCATGATATACAGAGAACTGTGGATAACTGGATATGCAATCAAAAGAACTGGTCAAATCTTACAACATGGAGCTTTTCAGAACATGATATATATTAGACTTATTGCTTCATTCTCTTTGTTTGGTATTTCAAAATGTGATTTTTGCTTGTAATAAGACTATGGGTTTCAGTTTGGCATACTGCCCAGTTTGATTGTTGTGATGGCAGCTTATCTTGAAATTTCTCATTATTCTGATTTTCTGTCTATTGTCATTGTAAGAGTTTCTTCCATTCAATATGAGTGAATGTTAAAGGtttaatatcattaatttttggCTTACTATCATGTAGCCCCTGGATACAGCCTCCTCAAGGATGCAGACAAGTGCCTTTGGCAAATCGAAAGGACTTTGGGAAACATTGACTGAGGGCAGCTGGAGTGATGCATTTGATGGCCTGGGCATCTCTCTTTTGCTGACCTCGAACCCTGCAATTCAGGTACTTGACCTGGCCTTGTAGGTTCACTATAATGCAAATTGCTTCAAAATCTACATTTGGAGGTTACCGCATTTTGCTTAAGAGAATCGACTACACTGAGACAAGAGTTGTATATATTGCAGTATACAGTATTTGATCAACTGAAACAAAAACTATTAATGAGAAACAAGAACGGTGCAGAAAAGACTGCGGTAACCCTTTCTGCATTCTCAGCTTTTGTTCTGGGCGCACTCTCAAAGAGTATAGCCACCTTTCTGACATATCCTGCAATCAGGTGCACAGTTATCACCGTAAACTGTAGTTTTAAATGCTTGAGATATAGAACTAACTGAGATTATATTCTCGATACAGGTGTAAGGTAGTGATTCAAGCTGCTGACACAGATGATGATGAAACTAAGAAATCTCAGCGAAAGTCCAAAAAGACAATTTCTGCTGTCATATGTGCTATATGGAAAAGAGAGGGAATTTTTGGCTTTTTCAAAGGATTGCACGCACAGATCTTGAAGACTGTACTAAGCTCAGCATTGCTTTTGATGATCAAGGAGAAAATAGCTGCAACAACTTGGGTTCTTATACTCGCGATTAGAAGGTATCTCTTTCTCACAAGGGGGAGACTAAAAAGTACCTGATGTTGATTCATCTATGGTAATATGCTTGAAATTCTTTGTAGATAGTGTTGCATATTTAATTCCAAGAAAATGGGAGGATTTTACAAGACCTAGTTCAATTTCTAGATAGGAAGCTCAAATCCAGACGAATAAATACTCTTTAGTTAGAGAGTAACTGTGATTTTAGCTGTCCTACATGACGTATCCTTGGAATGAGGAAGTTCCAATTTGAGAGAAATAATTTAATCCCGGAATTTTTTTCTCCAAAGAGACCAATTAAGTTGTGTAATTTATTACTTGTATTGTTTGTAATGCAAATTTATGTTCTCCCTATCATTTCTCGTTctaca from Populus trichocarpa isolate Nisqually-1 chromosome 5, P.trichocarpa_v4.1, whole genome shotgun sequence includes these protein-coding regions:
- the LOC18098792 gene encoding peroxisomal adenine nucleotide carrier 1, whose protein sequence is MGVDLESVSEATSGSIGSLLSTTILYPLDTCKTKYQAEARAHGQQKYRKLTDVLWEAISTRQVLSLYQGIGTKNLQSFISQFVYFYGYSYFKRLYMEKSGFKKIGTKANLIIAAAAGACTAVITQPLDTASSRMQTSAFGKSKGLWETLTEGSWSDAFDGLGISLLLTSNPAIQYTVFDQLKQKLLMRNKNGAEKTAVTLSAFSAFVLGALSKSIATFLTYPAIRCKVVIQAADTDDDETKKSQRKSKKTISAVICAIWKREGIFGFFKGLHAQILKTVLSSALLLMIKEKIAATTWVLILAIRRYLFLTRGRLKST